In Chloroflexia bacterium SDU3-3, the genomic stretch AACGAGGCCCTCGAGCTGCGCGACGGCGACAAGAGCCACTACCGCGGCAAGGGCGTGCTGAAGGCGGTCGAGAACGTGAACAGCGTTGTCGCCGACGAGCTGGTGGGCATGGATGCCGCCGACCAGGTGGCGCTCGACCGCGCCATGCTGGCCCTGGATGGCACCGAGACCAAGTCGAAGCTCGGCGCGAACGCCATCCTGGCTGTCTCGCTGGCCGCCGCCAAGGCCGCCGCTGCCGCCCTCGGCACGCCGCTCTACCGCTACCTCGGCGGCATCCACGGCCACGTGCTGCCCGTGCCCATGATGAACATCATGAACGGCGGCAAGCACGCCTTCAACTCGACCGACTTCCAGGAGTTTATGGTGATGCCGGTCGGCGCTCCCACCTTCAGCGAGGCGCTGCGCTGGGGCACCGAGATCTACCACGCTCTGCACGACGTGCTGCACGAGCGCGGCCTGGGCACCACCGTCGGCGACGAGGGCGGCTTCGCCCCCAGCCTGCCCGACAACGAGGCCCCGCTCAAGGTGATCCTTGAGGCGATCGAGAAGGCTGGCTACAAGCCCGGCGAGCAGGTGATGCTGGCCATGGACCCCGCCACCAGCGAGATCTACGAGGACGGCCTCTACAACCTGGCCCGCGAGAACCGCAAGCTCACCAGCGATGAGATGGTGGAGTACTGGGCCGACCTGGTCGCCCGCTACCCGATCATCTCGATCGAGGATGCGCTGGCCGAGGGCGACTGGGAGGGCTGGAAGAAGCTCCGCGCCCGCATCGGCGACCGCGTGCAGCTGGTCGGCGACGACCTTCTGGTCACCAATGTGAAGTTCCTCAAGCGCGCCATCGACGAGCAGGCTGCCAACGCCATCCTGGTCAAGCTGAACCAGATCGGCTCGCTCACCGAGACCATGGCCGCCATCCAGATGGCCCAGCGCGCGGGCTTCACCGCGATCGTCTCGCACCGCTCGGGCGAGAGCGAGGACGTGACCATCGCCGATCTGGTGGTGGCCACCAACGCTGGCCAGATCAAGACCGGCGCGCCCGCACGCACCGACCGCGTGGCCAAGTACAACCAGCTGCTCCGCATCGAGGAGGAGCTGGGCGATGATGCGGTCTACGCCGGCTGGAGCGCCTTCAACGTGAAGCGCGGCTAGCTCGCCGAGCCTCACGGCTTATCGACGCGAAGACGAAGGACGATTCTTTTGCTATAATCGTCCTTCGTCTTTTCGTTGTATATCGTACCCATGCTTGCACCCGCCACGCTGCTACAAGATCGCTACCGCATCGAGCGCCTCCTGGGCACAGGTGGCTTCGCCCGCGTGTACCTCGCGCACGACCAGCGGCTTCAGCGCTTCGTGGCCATTAAAGAGCTTTCGGCGGAGAAGCTCGAAGAGCACGACCGCCCTATGGCGCTCAAGCTGTTTGCCCAAGAGGCGCGCATGCTCGCCCAGCTGGATCACGCTGGCCTCACCAAGGTCTGGGATTACTTCCAGCACGAAGATCGCGCCTTCCTGGTGATGGAGTACGTGCCTGGCCCCACACTGCGCGAGCTGGTGCTGGCCCACGGCGCGCCCTTCCCCGATGAGCT encodes the following:
- a CDS encoding phosphopyruvate hydratase is translated as MATIIEDIRARQVLDSRGNPTVEVDVHVESGDIGRAIVPSGASTGANEALELRDGDKSHYRGKGVLKAVENVNSVVADELVGMDAADQVALDRAMLALDGTETKSKLGANAILAVSLAAAKAAAAALGTPLYRYLGGIHGHVLPVPMMNIMNGGKHAFNSTDFQEFMVMPVGAPTFSEALRWGTEIYHALHDVLHERGLGTTVGDEGGFAPSLPDNEAPLKVILEAIEKAGYKPGEQVMLAMDPATSEIYEDGLYNLARENRKLTSDEMVEYWADLVARYPIISIEDALAEGDWEGWKKLRARIGDRVQLVGDDLLVTNVKFLKRAIDEQAANAILVKLNQIGSLTETMAAIQMAQRAGFTAIVSHRSGESEDVTIADLVVATNAGQIKTGAPARTDRVAKYNQLLRIEEELGDDAVYAGWSAFNVKRG